Proteins co-encoded in one Amphritea atlantica genomic window:
- a CDS encoding amidoligase family protein, giving the protein MQFRSPPQTTTTDGAVRRVGFELEFTGLTLEQAAEQLHNTFGGKLNKDSAAEQSLQTDDFGTFNIELDWDYLKRKAKEARQQDDGHEWVGFLQQAASHVVPLEIVCPPIPLDQLERLDELVAALRKAGAKGTDDSVIAAYGVHINPELPSLDAATIDRYLKAFALLQWWLVDAHEVDPTRKLSPYVDLYPEAYLEAVLGESNPDMDTLFDQYLKHNATRNRALDLLPLLAEIDEPRVREVVDDPKIKARPTFHYRLPNCMMECDDWSLASSWNLWCVVEQLAADPIAIQTLTERFMERSRPLIGVSRRTWQKDISQWLSDRGWA; this is encoded by the coding sequence ATGCAATTCAGATCTCCACCTCAGACGACCACCACGGACGGCGCTGTCAGACGCGTTGGCTTTGAACTGGAATTTACCGGGCTTACGCTTGAGCAGGCAGCCGAACAACTACACAACACCTTCGGCGGCAAGCTTAATAAGGACTCCGCGGCCGAACAGTCCCTGCAGACCGACGACTTTGGCACCTTCAATATCGAGCTGGACTGGGATTACCTTAAACGTAAAGCCAAAGAAGCCCGGCAGCAGGACGATGGTCACGAATGGGTCGGGTTTCTGCAGCAGGCCGCCTCACACGTGGTGCCCCTTGAAATAGTCTGCCCGCCCATCCCGCTTGACCAACTCGAACGGCTGGATGAGCTGGTCGCTGCTCTGCGCAAAGCCGGTGCGAAAGGCACCGACGACTCCGTGATTGCGGCCTATGGTGTGCACATCAATCCTGAACTCCCGAGTCTTGATGCCGCCACGATTGACCGTTATCTGAAAGCCTTCGCCCTGCTGCAGTGGTGGCTGGTAGACGCCCATGAGGTGGATCCCACGCGCAAGCTCAGCCCCTACGTCGACCTGTACCCGGAAGCCTATCTTGAGGCTGTGCTAGGCGAATCAAATCCCGATATGGACACTCTGTTTGATCAATACCTGAAGCACAATGCAACCCGCAACCGGGCACTCGACCTGCTACCGCTGCTGGCTGAAATTGACGAACCGCGGGTACGCGAAGTGGTGGATGACCCCAAAATCAAAGCCCGACCCACCTTCCACTACCGGCTCCCTAACTGCATGATGGAATGTGACGACTGGAGCCTCGCCAGCAGCTGGAATCTGTGGTGCGTTGTGGAACAGCTGGCAGCAGATCCGATCGCTATCCAGACCCTTACCGAGCGGTTTATGGAACGCTCCCGCCCACTGATAGGCGTCAGCCGCAGAACCTGGCAAAAGGACATTTCTCAATGGCTCAGCGACCGCGGGTGGGCGTAA
- a CDS encoding iron-containing alcohol dehydrogenase, with translation MSYRIVSPRIMQIGDGAISELPHILRSLGYRTPMIVTDITIAGLGIATRISQLLDTYRISHEVFQEIPSEPTITAITAGVTRVLAGNNYLYPEPFDCIIALGGGSTIDTAKAIGRVAESGFRSLDTRYHTSSTDGLPIIAIPTAIGGSETSKYSFIKDNNAESQITCTDLGFSPVAVIVDSELNRSLPLRMIADSGLASLARAIESFVSRKATPYSDQQALTAIRLIIQNLRPAVLQKHNTTARQAVMLGANLAGTAFSITSGALLQSMSNTLQSFCRLPHHLANAMLLPAITAFSAPSAPDRYATCARTIGIALDNDSDQVAIAKLTDELKALYRALKIPGLSAYGVEQEHFQTHLEQMTEQVIASDLIHNHPCMPTQQEITRIYQQLWHQE, from the coding sequence ATGTCTTATCGTATCGTATCTCCACGTATTATGCAGATTGGTGACGGTGCGATCTCAGAGCTACCGCATATTCTTCGCTCACTGGGTTATCGAACCCCGATGATCGTGACCGATATAACCATCGCCGGTCTGGGTATTGCCACCCGCATCTCTCAACTGCTGGATACGTATCGTATCAGCCACGAAGTTTTTCAGGAAATACCCTCAGAGCCGACGATCACTGCGATAACCGCGGGCGTAACCAGAGTGCTGGCCGGCAATAACTACCTTTACCCCGAGCCTTTTGATTGCATCATCGCCCTGGGTGGCGGCAGCACAATCGACACCGCTAAAGCGATCGGCAGGGTAGCAGAATCCGGCTTCAGGTCTCTGGATACCCGCTATCACACTTCATCGACTGACGGTCTGCCCATTATCGCAATACCGACCGCCATCGGCGGATCTGAAACGTCAAAATACAGTTTTATTAAGGATAACAACGCAGAATCACAGATAACCTGCACCGACCTGGGCTTCAGTCCGGTTGCGGTGATAGTCGATTCTGAACTGAATCGCAGTCTCCCCTTACGAATGATTGCCGATTCGGGGCTGGCGTCATTAGCCCGGGCAATCGAATCGTTCGTCAGTCGCAAAGCCACGCCGTACAGCGATCAGCAAGCGTTAACAGCCATCCGCCTGATCATCCAAAACCTGCGTCCGGCGGTGCTGCAGAAACATAATACCACTGCGCGGCAAGCCGTCATGCTGGGTGCCAACCTGGCAGGCACCGCTTTTTCCATCACCTCGGGCGCCCTGTTACAAAGTATGAGCAACACGCTGCAAAGCTTTTGTCGCCTGCCTCATCATCTTGCCAATGCGATGCTGTTACCCGCCATAACAGCGTTTTCCGCCCCGTCGGCCCCGGATCGGTACGCGACCTGCGCAAGAACCATCGGCATAGCGCTCGATAATGATAGTGATCAGGTCGCCATCGCAAAACTTACTGATGAGTTAAAAGCACTATACCGGGCGCTAAAAATCCCAGGCCTGTCAGCATACGGTGTGGAACAAGAACATTTTCAGACACATCTCGAACAAATGACCGAACAGGTCATCGCATCCGACCTGATTCACAACCATCCATGTATGCCAACCCAGCAGGAGATAACCCGGATCTATCAACAGCTGTGGCACCAGGAATAA